A single region of the Nocardioides aurantiacus genome encodes:
- the rplU gene encoding 50S ribosomal protein L21, with product MYAVVRAGSKQQKVAVGDVIEIDRTATGVGESLTLPVVMVVDGENVTSTGLDKAGVTVEVLGATKGPKIVIQKYKNKTGYKKRQGHRQKYIQVKVTDITV from the coding sequence GTGTACGCAGTCGTGCGCGCAGGCAGCAAGCAGCAGAAGGTTGCCGTCGGCGACGTCATCGAGATCGACCGCACCGCCACCGGTGTCGGCGAGTCGCTGACCCTCCCCGTGGTGATGGTCGTGGACGGCGAGAACGTCACCTCGACCGGCCTCGACAAGGCCGGGGTGACCGTCGAGGTCCTCGGTGCCACCAAGGGGCCCAAGATCGTCATCCAGAAGTACAAGAACAAGACCGGCTACAAGAAGCGTCAGGGTCACCGCCAGAAGTACATCCAGGTGAAGGTCACCGACATCACCGTCTGA
- the rpmA gene encoding 50S ribosomal protein L27: protein MAHKKGAASTKNGRDSNAQRLGVKRFGGQLVNAGEIIVRQRGTHFHPGAGVGRGGDDTLFALVGGNVEFGTKRGRRVVNVVVSAE from the coding sequence ATGGCACACAAGAAGGGCGCGGCGTCCACCAAGAACGGCCGCGACTCCAACGCGCAGCGTCTCGGCGTCAAGCGCTTCGGCGGCCAGCTGGTCAACGCCGGCGAGATCATCGTGCGTCAGCGTGGCACCCACTTCCACCCCGGTGCCGGCGTCGGCCGCGGCGGGGACGACACGCTGTTCGCCCTGGTGGGCGGCAACGTGGAGTTCGGCACCAAGCGTGGTCGCCGCGTGGTCAACGTCGTCGTCTCGGCGGAGTGA